From Corvus moneduloides isolate bCorMon1 chromosome 2, bCorMon1.pri, whole genome shotgun sequence, one genomic window encodes:
- the LOC116439289 gene encoding lymphotactin-like, whose protein sequence is MKLHTTAILLLFWLGIFTVHTVKGSASSQSMRRYSCATLSPRQLNIRNLISYEKQQVPIDAIMFITAKGIRICVGANQQWVQTAMRRIDERRAAKRR, encoded by the exons ATGAAGCTCCACACTACAGCaatcctgctcctcttctgGCTTGGCATCTTCACTGTGCACACAGTTAAAG gAAGCGCTAGTAGTCAGTCCATGCGCAGATACAGTTGTGCAACTCTGTCTCCAAGGCAACTGAACATCCGAAATCTCATAAGCTATGAAAAGCAACAAGTACCAATAGATGCCATCAT GTTTATCACTGCAAAAGGTATCAGGATCTGCGTAGGTGCTAATCAGCAATGGGTGCAGACTGCTATGAGGAGAATAGATGAAAGACGGGCTGCCAAACGCAGATAA